The sequence TCCACACTGGCAATCTGGTCACCATCGGCCACCAGACGATAGGCCATCACGCCGTGGACGGTGTTCTCGATGCTTTCGACGATGCGGACGACCGTATCGCCATCGGCCAGTTCCACGCGGTAATCGAGCTCGGGAAAGTCCACCGCGCCTTCCAGCGCCGTGGTTGTGCGCCACATGCCGTCCCACGGGTCCAGCCGGGCGCCGTTCTCGGTGTAGGTGAAGCCCTCCGCCAGGGGCAACACGCGGTAGTCGCCCGCGACCAGTGCCCGCTCGAAACGGTCCGCGAGGTCTTCCGGCGAGCTCTGCGCCGTTGCGGGAGTCGCAACCAGCACCGCCGCTGCGGCAATCATCCAGCGCGCGCTCATGGGATCACCACCACGCCTTCGGCATCGGCCCATGGGGGCGGATTGCCATAGGGCGTTTCGATCAGCGTCATCTCGATGCGGTGGATCATGCCGTCCTTCAACTTGAAGCCTTCCACCACGGTCAGGCCGCGCGGAACGTTGAAATAGGGCGGCAGCACGAAGGTGTTGCCGGTCGAAAGCGGCAGCTCGCGCACCGTGCCGTCATGGTCGAGGTAGACCATGGCCAGCACCGCCTGCCGTTCCTCGTCCAGCACCAGGAAGCGCCGGTCACGAATGTCGGTGACGAAACCGAGGAAGCCCATGCCGAACTGGTTGCGGCAATCGAGCGAGCGGAAATCGGTGTCCTGCGAGTGGCCATAGGCCTCGGCAGTCTCGAGATTGGTGGTCTTCAGCCCGTGCTCCAGCCGGTCGCAGTCCGGATGGAAGAAGGTGTAGTCGGCACGGCCATCGTTGCGCACCATGGCGGTGAAGTAGCGGTTCACCACGCTGACCATCTCGTCACGCGACAGGCGCTCTTCCTCCGGTACGGTTTCGTACCAGGTGGCTTCGGCCTCACCCATTTCCTCGTAGCGGGCGTAGCCACCCGGATCACGGATGTAGAGCGTCTCGATCTCGTGGATTTCGCCGCCCATTACCCGCATCCGCAGGTCGAGCATGGCGGGCGCGCCGTGTTCGGTAACGGTGGTGATGACGCCGACGTTGCCCGTATGCGGATCGGCGAAGACGTGACGATAGGTTCCCAGCCCGTCGATGGTCGCCCAGCTGCCCCGCCCCGGCTCCAGCTGCACGCCATTCTCCGCGAAGCGCACCTCCTCCGCCAGCGGCAGCGCGTCGAGGTCTTTCGCCACCATCGCCGTCAGGTAGGCATCGACATGCCCCTCCAGGCATTCGCGCGCGCAGCCGTTGTCATGGGCGGATAATGGATTGATCGCCTGGGAACCCGGCCCAAGGGCCAGCATTGCAAAAGCGGACAGAATCAATCTACGCATGGAACTCCCCTCGCCGCGAGCTTAACGGCAAGGAATTATCCGGCAAGCAAAAGGACTTCACTCATGGCCCGCATCCTCGTGCTCTACTATTCCTCCTACGGTCACATCTCGCAGATGGCGGAAGCCGTGGCCGCCGGCATTCGCGATGCCGGGCACGAGGCCGACATCCGCCGCGTGCCGGAAACCGCACCGCAGGAGATCGTCGAGAACTTCGGCTTCCAGACCAATGACGAGCATCCGCTGATCGAAGGCCCGGATGCCCTGGGCAGCTATGACGGCCTGGTGCTGGGCGCCCCGACCCGCTTTGGCCGCCTGCCCAGCCAGATGGCCGCCTTCCTCGACACCTGTGGCGGCGTCTGGGCCAGTGGCGCGCTGATCGGCAAGCCGGGCGCGGTGTTCACTTCCAGCAATTCGCAGCACGGCGGGCAGGAAACCACGTTGTTCTCCATGATCACCAACCTGCTGCATTTCGGCATGTCCATCATCGGTCTCGACTACGGCTTCGACGGCCAGAACGGCGTCGACGAAGTCAAGGGCGGCGCGCCTTACGGTGCCACCACCATTGCCGGGCCGGACGGCAGCCGCCAGCCGAGCGAAGTCGAGGTGGAAGGCGCCAAGTACCTCGGCCGCCGCGTGGCGAACACGGCCGCCAAGCTGATGGACTAACGCCGGAATCTCGATGTGATCGAGATCAATGACGGACCCGTTCAGTGATATCAGAGTAATAGGTGCGGCATCTGCGATGCGGGCCGCATTGTTGCTCCGATATCTGAGGAGGTTCCGTCATGAGCACCACCGGACTCGAGGTCTTCGACAAGACACTTCACACGACCCATATCTGGCTCGATGAAATCAACGACAAGATCGGGCCGGACCGCGCCGTCGCCTGGAAAGTCCTGTCCGTCGTGCTGCACACCTTGCGCGATCGCCTGCCGATGCAGGTCGCCGCGCACCTGGGAGCACAACTGCCGCTGATGGTGCGCGGCATCTATTACGATCAGTTCGAACCCGAAAAGCTGCCCAGCGACATGCAGAGCGCGGAGGAGTTCATCCACGCGGTACAGGACGGGCTGCACAACACCCGCACCGTCGATTCCAAGGACGCGATCGAGGCGGTCTTCTCCGTCCTTTCCGGCCACGTTTCGAGAGGACAGATCGAAAAGGTGCGCCACGCGCTGCCCAAGAACCTGCGCGCGCTGTGGCCCGAAGAGATGCTGGCCTGACCGAGCCAATCCACCGCGCACCCACTGTGATCGATATGGTCAAGCGCTCTGCGCGCGGCTAACCGTGCGTAATGCATGAAACTTCAGGCGGACTATCCCCCTTCGACCTCGCGGCCATGCTGGTGGTCGCCTCCGCCCTGCTGGGCTGGTTCAACCACCACTTCATCAAGCTGCCCCACGTCATCGGGCTGACAGTGATGGGCGCGGTGGCCGCGGTGGGCCTGCTGGTCGCCAATGCCTTCATCCCCGGCGTCACCCTGGACGATACCGTCGCCCGCCTGCTGGAACGGATGAACTTCACCGACACGCTGCTGCAGGGGATGCTCAGCTTCCTGCTGTTCGCCGGCGCGCTGCATGTCGATCTCGACCGGTTGAAGGCCGACTGGGCGCCCGTTCTGCTGCTCTCCACCGTCGGCGTGATCGTCTCCACGGTCATCGTCGGCCTGCTGACCTGGGGCGTCGGCCTGCTGCTCGAACTACCCATCGCACCGATATGGTACTTCGTTTTCGGCGCGCTGATCGCCCCGACCGACCCGGTGGCGGTGCTGGGCGTGCTGAAAGAGGAACACGTCGAGGAAAGCCTGCAGGCCAGCGTCGCCGGCGAAAGCCTGTTCAACGACGGCGTCGGCATCGTGGTCTTCACAATCCTGCTGGGCGCCGCCGTGACCGGCCAGGACTTCGACATCGGCGAAGGCGCGCGGCTGTTCGTGATGGAAGCTGGCGGGGGAATCCTGATCGGCCTGGTCGCGGGCTACATGGGCTTCCGCGCCATGCGCTCCATGGACGAATACGGGCTGGAGGTGACGATCACGCTCGCCGTCGTCATGGGCGGCTATGCGCTGTGCCATGCGCTGCACGTGTCCGGCCCGCTGGCGATGGCGGTCGCCGGCCTGCTGATCGGCAATCACGGCGTCACCTACGCGATGAGCGACATCACCCGCGATTATGTCATCAAGTTCTGGGAGGTGGTGGACGAGCTGCTCAACTCCGTCCTGTTCCTGCTGATCGGGCTGGAAATGATCGCGCTGGTGCCGGGCGTGGAT is a genomic window of Aurantiacibacter sp. MUD11 containing:
- a CDS encoding cation:proton antiporter; this encodes MHETSGGLSPFDLAAMLVVASALLGWFNHHFIKLPHVIGLTVMGAVAAVGLLVANAFIPGVTLDDTVARLLERMNFTDTLLQGMLSFLLFAGALHVDLDRLKADWAPVLLLSTVGVIVSTVIVGLLTWGVGLLLELPIAPIWYFVFGALIAPTDPVAVLGVLKEEHVEESLQASVAGESLFNDGVGIVVFTILLGAAVTGQDFDIGEGARLFVMEAGGGILIGLVAGYMGFRAMRSMDEYGLEVTITLAVVMGGYALCHALHVSGPLAMAVAGLLIGNHGVTYAMSDITRDYVIKFWEVVDELLNSVLFLLIGLEMIALVPGVDESLLMLAAIPVTLFARAAAVTLSTRVVPAARPKAEGAWGVLWWGGLRGGISVALALSLPAGPVRDLVLAATFGAVLFSVLVQRATLGRMIERSKVPHEGEVPAGLE
- a CDS encoding DUF2267 domain-containing protein, translated to MSTTGLEVFDKTLHTTHIWLDEINDKIGPDRAVAWKVLSVVLHTLRDRLPMQVAAHLGAQLPLMVRGIYYDQFEPEKLPSDMQSAEEFIHAVQDGLHNTRTVDSKDAIEAVFSVLSGHVSRGQIEKVRHALPKNLRALWPEEMLA
- the wrbA gene encoding NAD(P)H:quinone oxidoreductase, which translates into the protein MARILVLYYSSYGHISQMAEAVAAGIRDAGHEADIRRVPETAPQEIVENFGFQTNDEHPLIEGPDALGSYDGLVLGAPTRFGRLPSQMAAFLDTCGGVWASGALIGKPGAVFTSSNSQHGGQETTLFSMITNLLHFGMSIIGLDYGFDGQNGVDEVKGGAPYGATTIAGPDGSRQPSEVEVEGAKYLGRRVANTAAKLMD